The sequence GACGTTGATCTGCGCCATGTCTTACTTGCCTCCCTTGGCGGCCTGGCGCAGCACCACGAGCCCACCGTTGGCGCCGGGAATCGCACCCTTGACCAGGATGATGTTCTCGTCGGCGCGGATCTCGACCACTTCAAGGTTCTGCACGGTAATGCGCTCCATGCCCATGTGGCCGGCCATACGCTTGCCCTTGTACACGCGGCCCGGGGTCTTGCGCTGACCAATCGAACCGGGGCGGCGGTGCCACTTCTTGGAACCGTGGCTGGCGGGACCACCCTTGAAGTTCCAGCGCTTCATGACGCCCTGGGTGCCCTTACCCTTGCTGGTGCCGGTCGCGTCAATCTTCTCGCCTTCAGCGAAAATATCCACGTTCACG is a genomic window of Deinococcus arcticus containing:
- the rplC gene encoding 50S ribosomal protein L3, which produces MKGILGTKVGMTQIWKGDKAIPVTVVLAGPCPVVQRKTSVTDGYEAVQIGYAPKREKSVTKPQAGHFKKYSVSPVRFLREFRGFNPEGDTVNVDIFAEGEKIDATGTSKGKGTQGVMKRWNFKGGPASHGSKKWHRRPGSIGQRKTPGRVYKGKRMAGHMGMERITVQNLEVVEIRADENIILVKGAIPGANGGLVVLRQAAKGGK